One Thermus caldifontis DNA segment encodes these proteins:
- a CDS encoding DUF2267 domain-containing protein, with translation MSATGLEVFDTTIHKTHSWLKGIMETLGIEDRHRAYMALRAVLHALRDRLTVEETAQLAAELPMLIRGLFYEGWDPTGKPLKERHKEAFLAQVARELKTPSGPALDPEAAARAVFKVLSQKVSEGEIRDVLNLLPKEIRELWPQA, from the coding sequence ATGAGCGCCACTGGCCTCGAGGTCTTCGACACCACCATCCACAAAACCCACAGCTGGTTGAAAGGGATCATGGAAACCCTGGGCATAGAGGACCGCCACCGGGCGTACATGGCCCTTAGGGCCGTGCTCCATGCCCTACGGGATCGCCTCACCGTGGAGGAAACCGCCCAGCTGGCCGCCGAGCTCCCCATGCTCATCCGGGGCCTCTTCTACGAGGGTTGGGATCCCACGGGCAAACCCCTCAAGGAACGGCACAAGGAGGCCTTCCTGGCCCAGGTGGCCCGGGAGCTTAAAACCCCCTCGGGACCCGCCCTGGACCCGGAGGCCGCCGCCCGAGCGGTGTTCAAGGTGCTTTCTCAGAAGGTCTCCGAAGGGGAGATCCGGGACGTGCTGAACCTGCTTCCCAAGGAGATCCGCGAACTCTGGCCCCAGGCCTGA
- a CDS encoding HD domain-containing protein, producing the protein MTGERVVHVASPKAKLYAEADQSIRERLKAFPKALKAYELLIQDPEARAGWNMANYITMRKLGYNDHGRVHALLTGAASVAILALLAEAGVRLDTVESGAGELEDAYVVVLLATMLHDLGNQVHRDHHEAFGVTLALPILNRILEKIYPDLEQRTALRALILHGIYSHDLSPEPLTVEAGVTAVADGTDITKGRGRKAFALGSIDIHSISALAVDEVRILKGEKVPVEIQVTMNNSAGIFQVEETLTKKVLRSPLRPYVSVVAMTEGNGDQDQRIVHRVRLHESEDRFVLD; encoded by the coding sequence ATGACGGGAGAGCGCGTTGTCCACGTGGCCAGCCCTAAGGCCAAGCTGTACGCCGAGGCCGACCAGTCCATTCGCGAGCGCCTAAAGGCCTTTCCCAAGGCCCTTAAGGCCTACGAGCTCCTCATCCAAGACCCCGAGGCCCGGGCCGGCTGGAACATGGCCAACTACATCACCATGCGCAAGCTGGGCTACAACGACCACGGCCGGGTCCACGCCCTCCTCACCGGGGCGGCCAGCGTGGCCATCCTGGCCCTTCTGGCCGAGGCGGGGGTGCGCCTGGACACGGTGGAGTCAGGGGCCGGGGAGCTGGAGGACGCCTACGTGGTGGTCCTCCTTGCCACCATGCTCCACGACCTGGGCAACCAGGTGCACCGGGACCACCACGAGGCCTTTGGCGTTACCCTGGCCCTCCCCATCCTCAACCGCATCCTGGAGAAGATCTACCCTGACCTCGAGCAACGCACTGCCCTTAGGGCCCTCATCCTCCACGGCATCTACAGCCACGACCTCTCCCCAGAACCCCTCACCGTTGAGGCGGGGGTTACCGCCGTGGCCGATGGCACCGACATCACCAAGGGCCGGGGGCGGAAGGCCTTCGCCTTGGGAAGCATCGACATCCACTCCATCAGCGCCTTGGCGGTGGACGAGGTGCGCATCCTGAAAGGGGAGAAGGTGCCCGTGGAGATCCAGGTGACCATGAACAACTCCGCGGGCATCTTCCAGGTGGAGGAAACCCTCACCAAGAAGGTGCTCCGTAGCCCCTTAAGGCCCTACGTGAGCGTGGTGGCCATGACCGAGGGGAACGGGGACCAGGACCAGCGCATCGTCCACCGGGTCCGGCTCCACGAGAGCGAGGACCGCTTTGTGCTGGACTGA
- a CDS encoding enoyl-CoA hydratase/isomerase family protein: protein MAHQHEGEHEFILEIPEFEHLSYEVEEGIALVTLRRPEALNALSQDLLRELAEVAEVIHQDPEVRVAIFTGEGKAFAAGADLKEIAALKDPFMAREYALLGQQVFAEIAALPLPTIAAIHGYALGGGLELALACDLRVASKEAKLGLPEVGLGLIPGFGGTQRLPRLIGRGRALDLIFTGRHVSAEEALSLGLVNRVGENALEEAKKLAQKIMKNAPIALALAKESVVRGEGLDLAEALEIEADLFGYASATEDMKEGVRAFLEKRAPNFKGE from the coding sequence ATGGCCCACCAGCACGAAGGCGAGCACGAGTTCATCCTGGAGATTCCCGAGTTTGAGCACCTTTCCTACGAGGTGGAGGAGGGCATCGCCCTGGTTACCTTAAGGCGGCCCGAGGCCCTAAACGCCCTCTCCCAGGACCTCTTGCGGGAGCTTGCCGAGGTGGCCGAGGTCATCCATCAGGACCCCGAGGTCCGGGTGGCCATCTTCACCGGGGAGGGTAAGGCTTTTGCTGCGGGAGCGGACCTGAAGGAGATCGCTGCCCTAAAAGACCCCTTCATGGCCCGGGAGTACGCCCTCTTGGGGCAACAGGTCTTTGCCGAGATCGCCGCCTTACCCCTCCCCACCATCGCCGCCATCCACGGGTACGCCCTGGGGGGAGGGTTGGAACTGGCCTTGGCCTGCGACCTGAGGGTGGCCTCCAAGGAGGCCAAGCTAGGCCTGCCCGAGGTGGGGCTTGGCCTCATCCCGGGCTTTGGCGGCACCCAGAGGCTTCCCCGCCTCATCGGCCGGGGCCGGGCCCTGGACCTCATCTTCACCGGGCGGCACGTGTCCGCGGAGGAGGCCTTAAGCCTGGGTCTAGTGAACCGGGTGGGGGAGAATGCTTTGGAGGAAGCCAAGAAGCTGGCCCAGAAGATCATGAAAAACGCCCCCATCGCCCTGGCCCTGGCCAAGGAGAGCGTGGTGCGGGGCGAGGGGCTGGACCTAGCCGAGGCCTTGGAGATCGAGGCCGACCTCTTCGGCTACGCCTCCGCCACGGAGGACATGAAGGAGGGGGTGCGGGCCTTCCTGGAGAAGCGGGCGCCGAACTTCAAGGGGGAGTAA
- a CDS encoding phosphorylase family protein, which produces MSPIHVRGAKGDVAEKVLLPGDPGRAEWIATTFLEEPRLYTSHRGLLGFTGRYRGVPVSVQTTGMGAPSASIVAEELVSLGARVLLRVGTCGAVDEGLAPGDLVIAQGAVPLDGATRQYLEGRPYAPVPDAEVFRALWRQAEGRGYPHHVGLVATEDAFYATTPEGARAWARYGVLAFEMEASALFLLGKMRRVRAGAILTVSNRIGDPELAPPEVLQEGVRRMVEVALEALLEV; this is translated from the coding sequence ATGAGCCCCATCCACGTGCGGGGAGCCAAAGGAGATGTGGCAGAAAAGGTGCTTCTGCCTGGGGACCCGGGCCGGGCGGAGTGGATCGCCACCACCTTCCTTGAGGAACCCAGGCTCTACACCTCCCACCGGGGGCTTCTGGGCTTCACCGGGCGGTACCGGGGGGTGCCGGTTTCCGTGCAGACCACGGGCATGGGGGCCCCTTCCGCCAGCATTGTGGCCGAGGAGTTGGTGAGCCTGGGGGCCAGGGTGCTTCTTCGGGTGGGCACCTGTGGAGCGGTGGACGAGGGCCTTGCCCCCGGGGACCTGGTGATCGCTCAGGGGGCGGTGCCCCTGGATGGGGCCACCCGGCAGTACCTGGAAGGCCGTCCCTATGCGCCCGTGCCCGATGCCGAGGTTTTCCGCGCCCTCTGGAGGCAGGCGGAGGGAAGGGGTTACCCCCACCATGTGGGGCTTGTGGCCACCGAGGATGCCTTCTACGCCACCACCCCTGAGGGCGCCAGGGCCTGGGCCCGGTACGGGGTTTTGGCCTTTGAGATGGAGGCCAGCGCCCTTTTCCTTCTGGGTAAGATGCGGAGGGTGCGGGCAGGGGCGATCCTCACGGTTTCCAACCGCATCGGCGACCCGGAATTGGCCCCTCCTGAGGTCCTGCAGGAAGGCGTAAGGCGTATGGTGGAGGTGGCCCTCGAGGCCCTTTTGGAGGTGTAG
- a CDS encoding ABC transporter ATP-binding protein encodes MNPVLEARDLGFSYGNGYLFRGLSLRLGPGEALAVLGPSGSGKTTLLHLLAGLLSLQEGEVYWEGRPIRGLPEGMLARKRLRFMGLVFQHHFLFPELTALENVLAPGYLAGQVDRGHALWFLSRLGLRERADFLPQRLSGGERQRVAVARALYLRPRLLLADEPTASLDRTQAKEVLRLMEELAKEVGAALLLSTHDEALVEGLPTLRL; translated from the coding sequence GTGAACCCGGTCTTGGAGGCTAGGGACCTGGGATTCTCCTACGGGAACGGCTACCTTTTCCGGGGGCTTTCCTTAAGGCTAGGCCCCGGGGAGGCCCTGGCCGTCTTGGGCCCCTCGGGGAGCGGCAAGACCACCCTCCTCCACCTCCTGGCGGGGCTTCTTTCCCTGCAGGAGGGGGAGGTGTACTGGGAGGGAAGGCCCATCCGGGGCCTTCCCGAGGGGATGTTGGCCAGGAAGCGGCTCCGTTTTATGGGCCTTGTATTTCAACACCACTTCCTCTTCCCTGAGCTCACCGCCTTGGAGAACGTTCTGGCCCCCGGCTACCTGGCAGGCCAGGTGGACCGGGGCCATGCCCTTTGGTTCCTTTCCCGGCTGGGCCTTAGGGAACGGGCGGATTTCCTTCCCCAAAGGCTTTCGGGTGGGGAGCGGCAGCGGGTGGCGGTGGCCCGGGCCCTTTACCTTAGGCCCAGGCTCCTTTTGGCGGACGAGCCCACCGCTAGCCTGGACCGCACCCAGGCCAAAGAGGTGCTCAGGCTCATGGAGGAGCTGGCCAAGGAGGTGGGTGCAGCCCTCCTTCTTTCCACCCATGACGAGGCCTTGGTGGAAGGCTTGCCCACCTTGCGCCTTTAA
- a CDS encoding Crp/Fnr family transcriptional regulator encodes MPASPLFQDMGPEEIHLARSYFQPLTYPKGKPIFHQGDLGQALYLVEEGWVRLFRTHLGGQEKILGFLGPGEVFGEMSLLDGGERSASAVAEEDTLLLVLYRETYFGLIRRLPLFAHNLAKILARRLRELNLELDLLAFEEARSRVAYALLKLLRQGQGPHFQLRHQDLAALAGVSRETTTRVLHQLKDQGILRLSSGMVEVADPRLLEEVAFGLV; translated from the coding sequence ATGCCCGCATCCCCTCTTTTCCAGGATATGGGCCCGGAGGAAATCCACCTGGCCCGCTCCTACTTCCAACCCTTGACCTACCCCAAGGGCAAACCCATCTTCCACCAGGGGGACCTGGGCCAGGCCCTTTACCTGGTGGAGGAGGGTTGGGTGCGCCTCTTTCGCACCCATCTGGGAGGCCAGGAAAAGATCCTGGGGTTCCTGGGGCCCGGGGAGGTCTTCGGGGAGATGAGCCTTTTGGACGGGGGGGAACGAAGCGCCAGCGCCGTAGCGGAGGAGGACACCCTTCTTCTGGTCCTTTACCGGGAGACCTACTTTGGGCTCATCCGCCGCCTGCCCCTCTTCGCCCACAACCTGGCCAAGATTCTGGCCCGCCGCCTAAGGGAGCTCAACCTGGAGCTGGACCTTCTGGCCTTTGAGGAGGCCAGAAGCCGCGTGGCCTACGCCCTCTTAAAGCTTCTCCGCCAAGGGCAGGGGCCCCACTTCCAGCTCCGCCACCAGGACCTGGCCGCTTTGGCCGGGGTGAGCCGGGAGACCACCACCCGGGTCCTCCACCAGCTAAAGGACCAAGGCATCCTGCGGCTCTCCTCGGGGATGGTGGAGGTGGCGGACCCCAGGCTTTTGGAGGAGGTGGCCTTTGGCCTGGTCTGA
- a CDS encoding 2-phosphosulfolactate phosphatase, whose amino-acid sequence MRLKVDVLPTEELVYPDVVLVVDVIRSTTTAVCFLEAGAEALYLVPSLEAARPFKDRDVLLAGEVGGLKPPGFDLGNSPREALEAPVGGKTVVMSTTNGTKAAHVAARTAKHVLLASLFNAHAAARLARELATEEVAILAAGKEGRVGLDDLYTAGVLAEYLGLLGEVEPEDGARIALAVKRNFQDPLEALTLSAAASALKGVGLEADVPFCAQVAKSAVVPVLTGRVGEALIFKVAPFGAAKRAVPETLKQPGNQAQEKDHPQ is encoded by the coding sequence ATGCGCTTGAAGGTGGACGTTCTCCCCACGGAGGAGTTGGTCTACCCCGATGTGGTCCTGGTGGTGGACGTGATCCGCTCCACCACCACCGCCGTCTGCTTCCTGGAGGCGGGGGCGGAGGCCTTGTACCTGGTGCCGAGCCTCGAGGCCGCCCGGCCCTTCAAGGACCGGGACGTGCTCCTGGCAGGGGAGGTGGGGGGGTTAAAGCCCCCGGGGTTTGACCTGGGGAACTCCCCCCGGGAGGCCCTGGAGGCCCCGGTGGGGGGTAAGACCGTGGTGATGAGCACCACCAACGGCACCAAGGCCGCCCACGTGGCCGCAAGGACCGCCAAGCACGTGCTCTTGGCCTCCCTCTTTAACGCCCACGCCGCCGCCCGCCTGGCCCGGGAGCTGGCCACGGAGGAGGTGGCCATCCTGGCTGCCGGCAAGGAGGGGCGGGTGGGTCTGGACGACCTCTACACCGCCGGGGTCCTGGCGGAGTACCTGGGGCTTCTGGGGGAGGTGGAACCCGAGGATGGGGCCAGGATCGCCCTGGCGGTGAAGCGCAACTTCCAGGACCCCCTGGAGGCCCTCACCCTCTCCGCCGCCGCCTCGGCCCTCAAGGGGGTGGGCCTCGAGGCCGATGTGCCCTTCTGTGCCCAGGTGGCCAAAAGCGCCGTGGTCCCCGTCCTCACAGGCCGGGTGGGGGAGGCCCTCATCTTCAAGGTGGCCCCCTTCGGGGCGGCCAAGCGAGCGGTCCCCGAAACCCTAAAACAGCCGGGGAACCAGGCGCAGGAAAAGGACCATCCCCAGTAA
- a CDS encoding arsenic resistance protein, translating to MGRLWERYQLPLYLGAAWLGAGLGLCFPGLASWGKSFLWPALAVLLLFTFLQVPFRTLRQAFRDRAFFLAGVVGNFLLVPLLVYGLLHLLPPDLGLRLGVALVLLVPCTDWFLAFSHLGRGDMAKALVLTPLNLLLQLALLPLYLLLFFGEALWAYHPDPATLVGAGLVVLLPLFLAFSLQGRPWGKALASRTASWPVPLLALVVFLVALGHAGLLAGLWGYLFLLLGVFLLYLALALGLSLFLARAFRLPAKAGRTLAFSLGTRNSFLVLPLSLAVPEAGLAPLVIVFQSLVELLGMVLFLRLVPRLF from the coding sequence GGTACCAGCTTCCCCTCTACCTGGGGGCGGCCTGGTTGGGGGCGGGGCTGGGGCTTTGCTTCCCCGGGCTTGCCTCCTGGGGGAAGAGTTTTCTTTGGCCCGCCCTGGCGGTTCTCCTCCTCTTCACCTTCCTCCAGGTGCCCTTCCGTACCCTGCGCCAGGCCTTTAGAGATCGGGCCTTTTTCCTGGCAGGGGTGGTGGGGAACTTCCTCCTGGTGCCCCTTTTGGTCTACGGCCTCCTCCACCTCCTGCCCCCGGATCTGGGGCTCCGCCTGGGGGTGGCCCTGGTCCTCCTGGTGCCCTGCACCGATTGGTTTCTGGCCTTTAGCCACCTGGGCCGGGGGGATATGGCCAAGGCCCTGGTCCTGACGCCCCTGAACCTCCTTCTGCAGCTCGCCCTTCTGCCCCTTTACCTGCTCCTGTTCTTCGGGGAGGCGCTATGGGCCTACCACCCGGACCCAGCCACCCTGGTGGGGGCGGGCCTGGTGGTCCTCCTGCCCCTTTTCCTGGCCTTCTCCCTTCAGGGCCGCCCCTGGGGAAAGGCGCTAGCGTCCCGGACCGCCTCCTGGCCCGTGCCCCTTCTGGCCCTGGTGGTCTTCCTGGTGGCCCTGGGGCATGCGGGCCTTCTTGCCGGGCTTTGGGGGTATCTTTTCCTCCTGCTTGGGGTTTTCCTCCTCTACCTGGCCTTGGCCTTGGGGCTTTCCCTTTTCCTGGCCCGGGCCTTCCGCCTTCCCGCCAAGGCGGGAAGGACCTTGGCCTTCAGCCTGGGCACCCGGAACTCCTTTTTGGTGCTCCCCTTAAGCCTAGCCGTACCCGAGGCGGGCTTGGCTCCCCTGGTCATCGTGTTCCAGTCCCTGGTGGAGTTACTGGGGATGGTCCTTTTCCTGCGCCTGGTTCCCCGGCTGTTTTAG